The nucleotide window AGCTCTGAGATATTCTATGCAACGATATACAACCGCAGGTAAATCAGCATCTACTCCTTGTGGTGCGCAAAACTGTACGGCTTCAGCCAAGGGCAAGCCAAACACTGGCCGGACGAACTCTCGCTTCTCAATATTGTTCTGCACGGGAGCCAGCGAAGAATCATGGCAAGCCTGGAGCTGAGTAGCAAGGTCAACAGACGACCTTGTGCGGAAACCCCAAATACTgcgtttcttttccttaACGCTCGTAGCTGCTTTGTTGCCCCAAGCTCCCGCGTCCTGGATTATAGCTCCATTGGTAGGGCCGGAGATGAGCCTAGATGAAGACTGACCATGGTCTGGACCGGAATCTGCAGTATCGACTGAAGGTCCTGTAGAGGCTATCGGGGACTTGGGGATCTGTCGATCAAACGATGGCCCAAGGACAGGTGGCTCGGCAGGAACAGCATCATCGTAACTGAAGCCCTGAACTGCAGCATCAGCGCCTTCAGTGTCTGGATTGTCGATTCCTTTGTCTGTCTTCTTTCCGCCATTTGAGAATAGTTTCGGTTTGGCAGCAGAACTAGTCTGCTGCTTTGAGGTTGCTGATGGCAGCGACCTTGCAGGACTATTGAGGCCATCGTTCTCTGACTGACCATCAACATATTCAAGAAGTGCGTCCACCCAGGtatctctttcttcgtcACTCTCAGCACACAGAACATGGCGAACAAGAGCTGACGAGTCCTTGCGCTTGGGCTCCAAAATGAGGAAAGCATGGCGATACTGGTTGTCGGAGTCCTCCTCGGTGTGGGACGGTGAGTTGTTCCGACCGCCTGCATTCTGCGATTGCTTGCCAATTTGCGCGTTGTACAGTTTGATCGTACCAAGATGAGGACCGCCTGGAGACTCGAAATATTTTAGCTCGGGGCTATGCAAGACGAAATATCGTGCTTTCCAGCCGCCGAAGTTCTTTCCTCGTTTTGTTAGatacccctccttcctcggtTTACCATCTGGTCCACGTAAGATTTCGGCACCAGCTTGGTGATTACCTTTCAGTAGactcatctcatcatctcgGGGTTCAATGGCATCTGATGTAAGGAATTGACATATGACCAACGCCGCCTTGTCGTCCATTGGGGTATCAAGGAGAGCTTCAAAGTAGGCATTCAACGCGGCACGTCTAGTGTCAACTTTGGCGGGAGAATGTCCGCTAAAAATGGACCGTTCAGGCAACTTTCCTCCAAAAGACGACAATTGTCGCATCTGTTGATCGagttgaggaagagcagCGATAACCTTTTCAGTGCGCCAAAGCTCCATGTTTTCGGATCTTGAGAATATGCCCAACGTGAATACAGGTTCTTCCTCCGATTGCCTAGAAGCCATATAACTATTTCTGGACGGCCGAAGTCGTGATGACGAAACCTTGACATGTATTGAAGGGAGGGCATTTGGTGGCAGCAGGAGGTTTGGATATTCATCCGATACAAGACCTTGATATATCCCGTTATTCCTCACGACTGGTTCTTGTGGGCTGTCAATCTTAACTGCCGCATCGATTGATGGAATAGGCCGATTGTGAGCATCGACTGACATGGAAGAATATGCAGAACTGCTTGGAATTAGATTAGAAGGGGTCCCTGTGGAAAAAGGATTCTGATGCTGGCCAGTGCGCGGCGACAGTGCCAATCCGGAAAGGTTACTCTCAGACGACATGGGCAAAGACGATAGAGCACCAGGAATTTCCCTGGGTAAGCGCGGCAACGGAGAACCCAGCGGACGGTCCTCGGGCCTTGGGCTGACTGGCAAACCGGGACTCTTTGGAATACTGATGCTAGGAAGGTCGCCAAGTGGTCCATTATGTCTTGTACGGGGACTGGACGCGGATGATCCTGAATGGTCAATTGAAGGCTGTGCTTGTCGCGGGTTTGACAGCGATTCCACAGCCGCCAAACTATGTGAATTGCTTCCTTGGCTTCCAGGGTCCTGTAGGGTCTCTTGGTCTCTGTTGAGAGCTGCCTCGCGTTCTCGatcgtcatcatctctcgtccttctcctcccgcGCTCCATTGGCAACTCATCCGCAGCCAATATATCCTCATACTCAGAGTCAGAGTCATATATATCAGGTTCTGTTGATGTATCTTTCTGGGAAAGATTCAAGGGAGCAGGCGGAGGTTTCCGGACCGGAGGGGGCACATCCTGCTGCTTATCCTGCCCTGGTGCAGTGCTATCGACGGGAGATCTTGAACCACTCGAAGAGGTTGGACTCGCTGTCGACAATTCTCGCCGTGTATATACcagtgattgattgctttgcGTTTCGGCTTGCCGATCATCATGAATAGTGGAATTGCTCACGGTACGCTCCTTGCCTGGGTGTGATGGCAACTGGCCTACACCGAGGCCTTGTAGCGAAGCCGAATTAGGCGAATCTTGTTTCTCGACAGCGGCGGACTGTATGAGAGTAAAGCCCTGGCCCAAATTGTCGGAGTCTATACTGTCCGAATGCCCACCGCGATTGTGCACCTGGCTTTTTCGGGCAGGTCCATGGCTGGTCAACGTGCCGCTGCTTTCGCTGTCTCGTGATCGCAGTTTCGAGTCAATAGTGGATGGTAAAGGCGGCGGGGAACTCTGCAACTCTTTAACCTTTTTCCTGTAGcgttccttctctttcaaaGCACGTTCGAGATCTTTATTCAAGCCTAGAATGAGTGTACGCTGCTTATCAACCAATCGCCAGAGCTGCGAATTTTGAGAGGCCGCATGATGCTTTTCCTTCAGGAGGTGTATAATCACAGCCTCAGCTGACCCAGCAGTCGCTATCAAATTTCCGATGTCGGCCTGACTTAGCGCATTGGCATCGAATGAAGACTTGTGTGTTTGAGAAGCGGAAGAAATCGACGAGATGGCCGAATCAATGGAGGAGGTCCGGGGCATCATACGCTGACCCGGACGATTTCCGGAGGGCGATTGAAGAGAATTGGCTGGTGAGGTAGGAGAAGACATCCTGGAACCTGTCTGATCTGGTATCTGCTGCGCCCGATTATCACTCATTTTATCATTCATATCATACTGCTTGAGACTATCCCAAGTGTCTCTCACGACCGCTTCCGATCCGCTGGATGTCTGTGAATGGGTATCCGAGGAAGGAGTCTGAATTGTCGCATATGCTGTATGATTTGTCGTATAGTTGCTCTTGAACATGGAAGGATTACTGAATGACTTCGGAGATAGCGGAGTCTGCGATGGACTGGCGCTGACTTGTCGGGGCGATGGGAAGTGTACGTTCGtttgaagaggagatggCGTTGGTTTGCGGGGGGAAGCAATGGCAGCCCCAGAACGCAAAGCCTGTCCGTCAGAACGTGGGCCCAGATAGTCGCGAGGAATCAAATCGCTGGGTAATGGCAATGGCGAGTGCACCGTGCTTTGGTGCTTAGTTGTAGGTAACGTGGGAAGGGGTGCAGGTagctggttgatggtggtaTTGTCGCTACCTTGCCGCCGAGGCTGCGACATGGCTTGTTTAGGAGTCGGAGCTCACTCCACGCATGGGAGGGAGGCGCGGAACCAAACAACGATTGGACGCTAAACGCGGACGGTTCGACTGGGGGGTTTCAGCACCAGCGGGCCAGGGGGGCCAGAGCCAACGGTTCGACGGTTCTTAGATTGAGGGAACCACAAACATACCTTCCGCACATGCGAGTCTTCGCCGTGAGGACAACACCGAGAACTGACGGCATCGGGTGATTCCCTGGGAATGTCGGGCTGGTTAAGGGAAGATGTTGGAAGAAGTTCGGTGAGTACGGCGACTCATGATTTACTGAGACTAGTTGCAAGATCTAAGCCGAGTGGGGAAGGGGCCAGGGGAAcaggggaaaaagaagaaggaaaaaaagggggaggggacagCAGAGCATAAGCAGGAAGGATCCTCCCTTCTTTCAATGAGAATGCAATTTGAGCCGAGAATACTGGTGCAGGGAGGAGAGCTTGTAGGTTTCTATGAGGGTGAGAGCGAGGCAGAAGATTAGTAGTATCTTTTACTGTGGTGAGGAGATGACAGCCACCCTTCAGTATCCAGACTTGCAGACAGAGTAAACAGTCTTGCTGCATTTACAGATGCTTGGTTAAAACGGCTATGCTTTGCTAGAACAAGTGATTGGTTCAAATTTCCCCAGTGACATACCCTTTCGAGATAGGCGCAGAAAAAGCATATGCCGCTAGTGGTCCTGCATGAAAAAGTAAAGCCCACTTTTGAGAGAAGGCCTCAAGGGCACCATACTTGTTGGGTTTGCTTAGCTGCCCCGTCCATCATGCCCCGCCGCTGAAAACGAGAAACCGAGAATAGCGTCAGAAATGGTGGACAACCCACGTCAGATGAGAAGAGAGGCATATAATAGGAACATGAAAACGCCAGAACACCCTGTCTAATGCAGCCCCCTTGAGGCAAAGTAAAACAAAATTCGAGGATTGGGTAAAGATGAGATcgcttttccccccttccaACGCCTATATCCTGGTGAAACCAAATTATCCAGCTTAAACTCCCAGACACCCGTATGGTACAACTATACAATGCTATGCTATATTTCCGGCCATGCCCATAAAAATGGCCTGGGCAGCTAGTTGGAGTGACCAGAAGCCAACTTTCTTGAAACGACGCTTCCGAGCTTGCTCATCAACCACATCTCGTGCAAACGCATCGTATACCTGTCCAACATTAGTATGTATCATAGATCACCGGGGCAGAGACAGGAGCTTACCGCTGCCGAAAGATCATCCATCAAGCCGCTATCCCAAGTGGTCCAACTGCCATCAAAATCTCCGAGGCGTTTGACGAGGCGACAGTTCACTGGAATGAATGTACGCCTTGAATTAATATAGGCAACAATGGGTCTAATAAGCGCATTGTTGATATATGAAAGGTCACGTGTGAAAAGAGGAACAACGGCCCTGACATTGTTCAAGTGGAGGCGGAGATCGGTGACTAGGAATCGCCGGTCATCTTCGGCAGCAGTTTCTTCTGACGAATTTATGTGGGACGTGGTCGACTCAAGGTCCAGGTTAGACGAGACTGTCGCTTCTAGCCGATCATAGAATCCGGCCATAACCTTCGCAAGGCTTTCATCATTCTCTGCGGGAAACATGATGTCGGAAACGATGTCGACCGTTCCTTCATGTATCCAAGAAAACGGGCCCTGGACTCCCCGATTTAGATGATCAATATTTAGACCATCAATACGAATCCTGCTATGCTTCTTCCATGGACTCGGTttaccatcttcttcacctccattTTCCAGCTGTGCCCCGGTAAAGCCATGAGTTTGTCGAGGGTGGATGGTGAACAATGAGTTATCGTATGACCCCGACATCATATTGGCGGACATGAAGTCATAGAATAGCCACTGTTTTCTCAATTGAGGCAAATCACATGAAAAGATGCTGACAGGGAAGGGTCTGAAGTTGTCTGGCTGGTACACGGTAACCAAGACATCGCTCATCTTAAAAGAATCAATCTCGAAATCACCAGGATTGTGCTCGTGTCGATAAGATTTGGGATCAAGATCGTCATCCGACCAGTGAACATATCTGCGGTCGACTACCCCGCGAATGCCCCGTACCTCAACGTCACGAAGAAGTCCTTTACCGTTGATCCACTTCGTGAATGACAAGGTAACATTGACCGTTTCGATCGACACATCGAATTGTGTGTAGTTGGtgtcctcttcatctgaCACGGGCCGCTGCTCGGGCAGTTCAGGGTTGGTTTGCTCCCCgagggcggcggcggcgacagcagcagcggtTTTCGAAGAGCCCTTACTTACATGCCCCGTTCCTTGTCCTGGCCGCCTGGAGACAAAGACGTTCTTGAAAGTGATCACGCCATCTTTCCATTTCGGAACAATCGCAGACTCGAAGACGACTTTTACACCGGAAGACTTGGTGAGATAATTGCcgatccagccagccaatgTTTCTATAAAGATTAGCTTCGGGTTAATGTCGACGAGAACCACTTCAGGCCTACCTTGGGCGAACACGGTATTGATCGCAATGATAAGCAATGAGAAGAAAGTGGTAGTACCCAAGACTACCCAAACCACATGTCCCAAGAGCACCCATGAGAAGAGAGCGGTTATTTCATCCAGATTGAAAGGCCTGACACTTCGTATAGAGAACCACTTGAACCGGACCTTAAGTCGTGACCAGAACCCATTAGCTGCAGCCAACAATTCTTCTTTCGTGGGCCGGTGCAAGTGCGGTATATGTGGCAATCGGTCCCTGAGATGGCGGTTTAATTGCCCTTTTTGATTAAGCTCAGGTAGCTGCGGCTCGGAGACCTGACTTTTATCGTTGATGGATGTCTCAGAAGCTTTACCGAGCCTGtcaggatgatggcggccGTCATTATGATTTTTGGAATCCTTCCGTAACTCGGTCGTCCTCCGATCATCTGGGCTCGTATGAAAATCACGCGTAATCGTAAGCCAGGAGACAATACCCAAGCCTTTTCTTCCCGGTGTAGAGATCCTATGCGGCATCAAACCCTTTAAAGGGATGGCGTATGTTGCCCTGGCTGCAGTGTGATCGGAGGCGCCATGTACAAAGCCTGCGGTAGCAAATCCTCTGATAGGTCGAGTCGGTTGTCGTGAAAGTGAGCTATATCCTTTCGCAATATGCAATTTGCAAAAGCCAGCACTGAGGTCTTCTGTGTTTGTTTTATATGATAGGCACGACACGCGCCTTTCTCGCAATCCAGATCCAAATATTGATTCCGTTGTTCCCCATAAGTTGGTGTACAACCTGCGCCCGAGATAGCCAGACATGATTGCCGTCACATGCTGGACAATCTGGGAAGGCAGGTAAGCAGTAGAGAATCCTCTCTGGTATTGAGCAGAAAGCTGCAAAACAAGCCAGGTTATTAGATGTATAGCTGGGATGACAGGTGCATGCGTCTCAAATCACCGGGCAGAAGCACGGTGCTATCTAACCAGGCGGACCGCGAATAAATTTCCATGAAATCATCCCGCCTCAACAGGAGCGGGTCCTGTTTGTAATGTTTGCATCGAAAATTCACAAATTCACACTATAACCACACATCTTTTCCATAGACCGTAAAATCTGTGATAACGGACTCCGACTCTGATTTGCAGCCTAAACCGTCGAGTATTCAGATCCCACTCACAGAAACATGCCTGCACCCACAGCTTTACGGCAAAATGCCGAAGTAGAAATGACAGAGACGCTTGCTGCGCCTACTATGTCAGGTCAGTCCCCGCCAACGCTTTACGGGAACCCGACCGGGTGGCCATTCTAACGTCTTCCAGAGCAAGATGAGGAAATCTTGATCGACGCCCAAACGTCGGCAGATCAGGTTACTGCAGGACTCGCGCCTGAGATTGAGCCTACTCAAGACAGCGATATGCGTATCGACGAAGAGGGACGGCCCCTCTTCACGCCAGCCAAAGACACTAGCAGGGTATATCGAGTTGAAAGCAGGAAGGTTCCTGTACCACCGCATAGGATGACTCCATTGAAGGCTAGCTGGGCACGCATCTATCCCCCGCTCGTCGAACACCTCAAACTTCAAGTGCGCATGAACATCAAGAATCGAGCTGTGGAACTACGTACGTCACGATTCACGACCGATACGGAAGCCCTGCAGAAGGGCGAGGATTTCGTCAAAGCTTTTACTCTTGGATTCGATGTCGACGACGCTATCGCACTTCTCAGGTTGGATGATCTTTACATACGTTCATTTGAGATTCGGGATATCAAAGCCCTCAACGGAGAGCACCTTAGTCGTGCAATTGGACGTTGTGCTGGTAAAGATGGGCGAACAAAGTTTGCGATAGAGAACGCTACTCGGACAAGAATTGTCATTGCAGACCAGAAGATTCACCTGCTAGGCGCAGTGAAGAATGTCGACTGTGCCCAACAGGCCATTGTTAGCTTGATTCTTGGCAGTCCACCGGTCAGTAACCTTGTGCCGACCCTGTCAATTGTCGTCTCAGATGATGCAACAGCTGCTAACTCCTCAATAGGGCAAAGTGTATGGGAACCTTCGTAAGGTGGCTTCTCGCATGAAGGAGCGTTTttaggggaaaaaaaaaaaagaaccaaCCGTCAGCATCATGGGAACTACGGTCTCTGCCTCTACCAGAGTTTTgtttctattcttctttctttttatgaCATGGTATCGGCGTTAGGGGTTGTGGCATATGATCTGGATAGAGTATAATGGATATGACGACACAGAAACGAGGGAAGGAATACTCCACtggatattttatctattcatATTCAGAAAATTATCGCAAGAGTATAACACTAAACTAGGCTGGTGAAGCATTGATTAAAATGGGCCCCGGTATGCCTAatccttcttcaacggaTAATAAATCTCCTCGATCCCACTCCTGGTAATAACCATCATCTGCAAGCCATCTCCGACCTCAATATGTCTTTCGACGGCGCTAGTGAATGCATCTCGCACCAGCTGCTCAACAGTATCTCTTGGTAGTGGCTCCGCTTTCTTGGGCTCAAGGGCATGCCCTTCCCCGCTACCCGGAATATATTGGTTTTTGAAGTTGACCTGGTTGTCCAGGAACGGCATGATCAGACTTGCTGCAGACCCTGCAGCCCTGCATTGCTCTCTCTCGTACGAGCCAACCGGATCGTAGCTGTACAAGGCACCCTTACCATCCTCGTCCAAGCCCGCTAAGATAGCATGCACATAGTAGGGAAAGAACCGTTTCTGGTAAAGAATTGTTGACAAGCGCTGGGCACAGGCTCTCACGGACATGGGCTTTCCGTGTTGGTATTTGTACATCTTCACCACTGCATCTAGTCGCTCTTTGAGGGCCTGGCCATCTGCTGCGAAACCCACGACTGACAAGACGATGTTGGCACCTTCGCCAGACTCGTCATCACCGCCAATCTTGAACACCTTGGGAACATAACGAGAGTTAATGTTGTATCCTGCAACGGATCGAGTATCTCCAGCCAGGATCGCGAAATCGGAGCCAGTAATGCCTAAGGTAGAGCCGCCGTTATCCGTATAACTGCCGTTGTAAGTTAGCTCCATACCTATGATACAGTGAAGACAGTGATGCATACGGATAGAAAGAGTGCTCTCTGTGGGGAGCACTGTTCGCATTGGAGAAGGAGTATCCGATGGCCTCGCTAAGAGGGTTGCCGGCAAGAGTCGTCATTCTTCGTAGAGTTCGAATGTGTAGATAGTATCAATTAGGATGAAGCGATGAAGCTTTTGCTATACTCTGGTCGTCTAATGACTGTGGATGTAGCGGAGGGTGTTCGTTATGTAGGTAGTTGTAGAAGTGAATAGTAGTAGGCCCTCTAGCTGAGCTGTTGCTGAGCATCTGACGCGGTGTTGTAGCTGCCTTCTGCTTATATAATCACGCACAGCTTCCGTCATGGTCTGGGAGCAATTGTTACCGCGGAGTGAACTGCTGTCTCCAGGTTATCTAAAGAATTAGCGTTGTCTTATTTGAGTCTAATGTCCAACTCCTACGCCTCCTCATAATTCATATTCTCACACGAGCGCTTTATCTTTGAAGCTCAATTGGCTTATCCGAAACCCGGAACGCACCAGGAACTGACGCCCAGTTATAATGCTTGGCTTAGGAGCGTATGAAAGCAGCAGTGACGAAGAGGTGGAAAATAATTTGCCCTCAGTACATTCGAAGGTAATTGGAGCATTATGCTGTGTTATCGGCGTTTACTAATATGAACCCGGCAGAAGATCGCAAGCCAGCAAGCGCAGCCACAGGAAGTGACAAAAGCTACAGGTGATTGGAGATATAACCTACTTTGTCTCTGAACCTAGTAGGACTTATTTAACATGTTACCAAAGCAGAAACCGCCAATGAAGCCACACCATCGAAAGAGATACCTGTTCCAAACACAGACAGGCCTGTTCTTGGGCCGACGCATGAAGGCTCACAAAATCCGCAAGAGCAACCAGCCGAACATTCACAAGTCTTCTCAGCGGACCGAACATTAATCCATGACCTAACACTTCCTCCGATACCAAATCTAGacatcccaccatctccccctGGCTCTCCTAACCCTGCAGCAAATGCCAAATTCGCACACTTCTTGACCCTAAAGAAACAGGGCATGCATTTTAACGAAAAGCTCGCCGGGTCTACATCCCTCAAAAACCCCAGTTtactgaagaagatgatggaccaTGCCGGCATTGATGAACAAGCACAATATCACACATCTTTACCACCTGAAATATGGAATATCAGCGATCTGCCAAGTTGGGGGTATAAAGAGGAGCTTCTAAAAGCGCAGAGGGAAATTCAGAATAGggctgaagaaaagaagtccGCAGGACAAAGGGATGCTATCAACTTTGTGCCTGCCACGCCTAGCGAGTTCTCCCGTGCAGGCCCTATTCCTAGCTCAAGGCCGAAACAAAGGTAATATACGATGGATAGTTCAGAGTGCAAGTATCACTGTCAATGACGGCTGGGACAGTATGACCAGGCGTACAATGCTTGGGAAGCAAAGAAAGGCCCTCCGATCCCAAAGCCTATGATAGGAGGCCACTTTGTGAAAGGAAAGTTATCTGCTGATGATAGACTTTCTCTCACGAAATCACTATATAACGTCTATTTCTAGGGTCAAATAACCGAAAACGTAGCAATAGTGAGATACCCGTCATCGTGCAGGGACGACTCTTTCTtactgtagtagtaggaggGACTCTGTCATCTTTAAAGGGGCCAATCTCCAAAAATCCCAAAAATCCCTTCCTCCGCCCCTCAAAAAGGCACCTCATCCAATCAGTTGGAATCTACAAATAAGTAAGACGCAAGTAGAATATCTATGATCATTTCACGTTGCTTTTGTAGGGACTATTGTTAGGCTATACTTGGCAGTATCTAATTTTCGCTAAGCGCGTGTGTTGGCCTCCGATAGGCGCGGCGGGAGGTGATAGCATTGCTCACGTAACATGAGCTCCGTCAGCTCTACTGCCTACCGACCCGACCCCAGAACAGCGTCGATATCATCACAAGCTACTATTTCCTTCTCAAGCATCACTTTGAACTTCCACATCAAAACCACATTTTCCGGTATACCCAGTGAAAACACATACAGTCATCCATTCTAATATCGTTCCAATCGCCCATCATGAATCACTTTCCCGAAGCTTGGGGTCGCGTAAGAGCATCATCGCATTAGATTGATGATGTCGCTAACAAAGTGCTGAAAGCCTAGGGATGACGTTTACGGACCCTACAACGCCTCATACCTCCAGACAACTGGCCCGAAAACCCACACTCAGTCACCTGCTGTGACTGGTACGTCGGTAGTGGCAGTCAAGTTCAACGGCGGAGTTGCCATTGCTGCCGATAATCTAGGTATAGCTGAGAATCATATTGGAGACTAAAGTCACACTCTCGCTGACGGCAAATCTTTCATATAGCATCATACGGGTCCCTTGCCCGCTTCACCGACGTGAAACGACTTCGCAAGTTTGGCGATTCTGCCATCATCGGATTCAGTGGTGACGTTTCGGATATGCAGTACATTGACCGACTACTGGAGTCCATCGACATCAGAGAGAATTACTCTACCCACGGAAACACGTTGAACGCCAAGAATCTTCATACTTATCTGTCGAAAGTCTTCTACAAGCGCCGTTCTGAGTTCAACCCCCTCTGGAACCACGTCTTGGTGGCCGGGTTCGATGGAGACAAGAAGCCAT belongs to Aspergillus luchuensis IFO 4308 DNA, chromosome 3, nearly complete sequence and includes:
- a CDS encoding GTPase-activating protein BEM3 (COG:T;~EggNog:ENOG410PFGB;~InterPro:IPR011993,IPR000198,IPR008936,IPR001849;~PFAM:PF00169,PF00620;~go_process: GO:0007165 - signal transduction [Evidence IEA]), with translation MSQPRRQGSDNTTINQLPAPLPTLPTTKHQSTVHSPLPLPSDLIPRDYLGPRSDGQALRSGAAIASPRKPTPSPLQTNVHFPSPRQVSASPSQTPLSPKSFSNPSMFKSNYTTNHTAYATIQTPSSDTHSQTSSGSEAVVRDTWDSLKQYDMNDKMSDNRAQQIPDQTGSRMSSPTSPANSLQSPSGNRPGQRMMPRTSSIDSAISSISSASQTHKSSFDANALSQADIGNLIATAGSAEAVIIHLLKEKHHAASQNSQLWRLVDKQRTLILGLNKDLERALKEKERYRKKVKELQSSPPPLPSTIDSKLRSRDSESSGTLTSHGPARKSQVHNRGGHSDSIDSDNLGQGFTLIQSAAVEKQDSPNSASLQGLGVGQLPSHPGKERTVSNSTIHDDRQAETQSNQSLVYTRRELSTASPTSSSGSRSPVDSTAPGQDKQQDVPPPVRKPPPAPLNLSQKDTSTEPDIYDSDSEYEDILAADELPMERGRRRTRDDDDREREAALNRDQETLQDPGSQGSNSHSLAAVESLSNPRQAQPSIDHSGSSASSPRTRHNGPLGDLPSISIPKSPGLPVSPRPEDRPLGSPLPRLPREIPGALSSLPMSSESNLSGLALSPRTGQHQNPFSTGTPSNLIPSSSAYSSMSVDAHNRPIPSIDAAVKIDSPQEPVVRNNGIYQGLVSDEYPNLLLPPNALPSIHVKVSSSRLRPSRNSYMASRQSEEEPVFTLGIFSRSENMELWRTEKVIAALPQLDQQMRQLSSFGGKLPERSIFSGHSPAKVDTRRAALNAYFEALLDTPMDDKAALVICQFLTSDAIEPRDDEMSLLKGNHQAGAEILRGPDGKPRKEGYLTKRGKNFGGWKARYFVLHSPELKYFESPGGPHLGTIKLYNAQIGKQSQNAGGRNNSPSHTEEDSDNQYRHAFLILEPKRKDSSALVRHVLCAESDEERDTWVDALLEYVDGQSENDGLNSPARSLPSATSKQQTSSAAKPKLFSNGGKKTDKGIDNPDTEGADAAVQGFSYDDAVPAEPPVLGPSFDRQIPKSPIASTGPSVDTADSGPDHGQSSSRLISGPTNGAIIQDAGAWGNKAATSVKEKKRSIWGFRTRSSVDLATQLQACHDSSLAPVQNNIEKREFVRPVFGLPLAEAVQFCAPQGVDADLPAVVYRCIEYLRARGAESEEGIFRLSGSNLVVKALKERFNTEGDVDFLADDQYHDVHAVASLFKQYLRELPTTVLTRELHLEFLRVLELHEKQKKIAAFNHLVHRLPQPNLALLRALVQFLIVIVNNSDVNKMTIRNVGIVFAPTLNIPAPVFSMFLTDFEDIFDGVLKTPAETLEPDVSYSPSHEEFRYPIRQVAPEASTPGYGQTTFGEHSGGMDGFYLQNSKGSVSNSHERSTGSGPDEYTIGHSSSPSLNRMLSPNIDNSRSAKAKRRESSLLFMEVNNQDFPASLHGENV
- the MDM31 gene encoding mitochondrial distribution and morphology protein (BUSCO:EOG092615Y4;~COG:S;~EggNog:ENOG410PFEP;~InterPro:IPR012571;~PFAM:PF08118;~TransMembrane:3 (i135-152o158-179i600-620o);~go_component: GO:0005743 - mitochondrial inner membrane [Evidence IEA];~go_process: GO:0000001 - mitochondrion inheritance [Evidence IEA];~go_process: GO:0007005 - mitochondrion organization [Evidence IEA]), encoding MPHRISTPGRKGLGIVSWLTITRDFHTSPDDRRTTELRKDSKNHNDGRHHPDRLGKASETSINDKSQVSEPQLPELNQKGQLNRHLRDRLPHIPHLHRPTKEELLAAANGFWSRLKVRFKWFSIRSVRPFNLDEITALFSWVLLGHVVWVVLGTTTFFSLLIIAINTVFAQETLAGWIGNYLTKSSGVKVVFESAIVPKWKDGVITFKNVFVSRRPGQGTGHVSKGSSKTAAAVAAAALGEQTNPELPEQRPVSDEEDTNYTQFDVSIETVNVTLSFTKWINGKGLLRDVEVRGIRGVVDRRYVHWSDDDLDPKSYRHEHNPGDFEIDSFKMSDVLVTVYQPDNFRPFPVSIFSCDLPQLRKQWLFYDFMSANMMSGSYDNSLFTIHPRQTHGFTGAQLENGGEEDGKPSPWKKHSRIRIDGLNIDHLNRGVQGPFSWIHEGTVDIVSDIMFPAENDESLAKVMAGFYDRLEATVSSNLDLESTTSHINSSEETAAEDDRRFLVTDLRLHLNNVRAVVPLFTRDLSYINNALIRPIVAYINSRRTFIPVNCRLVKRLGDFDGSWTTWDSGLMDDLSAAVYDAFARDVVDEQARKRRFKKVGFWSLQLAAQAIFMGMAGNIA
- the prs3 gene encoding proteasome core particle subunit beta 6 (BUSCO:EOG0926457R;~COG:O;~EggNog:ENOG410PHF4;~InterPro:IPR035202,IPR029055,IPR001353,IPR023333;~MEROPS:MER0005692;~PFAM:PF00227;~go_component: GO:0005839 - proteasome core complex [Evidence IEA];~go_function: GO:0004298 - threonine-type endopeptidase activity [Evidence IEA];~go_process: GO:0051603 - proteolysis involved in cellular protein catabolic process [Evidence IEA]), translating into MTTLAGNPLSEAIGYSFSNANSAPHREHSFYPYTDNGGSTLGITGSDFAILAGDTRSVAGYNINSRYVPKVFKIGGDDESGEGANIVLSVVGFAADGQALKERLDAVVKMYKYQHGKPMSVRACAQRLSTILYQKRFFPYYVHAILAGLDEDGKGALYSYDPVGSYEREQCRAAGSAASLIMPFLDNQVNFKNQYIPGSGEGHALEPKKAEPLPRDTVEQLVRDAFTSAVERHIEVGDGLQMMVITRSGIEEIYYPLKKD
- the PNO1 gene encoding pre-rRNA-processing protein PNO1 (BUSCO:EOG09264SQJ;~COG:A;~EggNog:ENOG410PG9H;~InterPro:IPR039912,IPR036612;~go_function: GO:0003723 - RNA binding [Evidence IEA]); translated protein: MPAPTALRQNAEVEMTETLAAPTMSEQDEEILIDAQTSADQVTAGLAPEIEPTQDSDMRIDEEGRPLFTPAKDTSRVYRVESRKVPVPPHRMTPLKASWARIYPPLVEHLKLQVRMNIKNRAVELRTSRFTTDTEALQKGEDFVKAFTLGFDVDDAIALLRLDDLYIRSFEIRDIKALNGEHLSRAIGRCAGKDGRTKFAIENATRTRIVIADQKIHLLGAVKNVDCAQQAIVSLILGSPPGKVYGNLRKVASRMKERF